Proteins encoded by one window of Chondromyces crocatus:
- a CDS encoding NAD-dependent epimerase/dehydratase family protein produces the protein MKILVTGATGKVGSRLTRHLAQRGDHVRALVRDPARAATLRGEHGDRIELVQGDLLDADSLTEAVRGVDAVVHCAAFFRGATPEQAHAVNDQGTQYLANAALAASVKRFIFTSTGLVYGGNGGRLANEDAPCAPTSAYPESKLAAERFLLSVDGLDVRVLRLPFVYGDGDPHIEEIVPIMRSFAPTQRMSIAHHADVAQAVARLLDAPSPAHRIYNVVDDEAPDLATLLASVGAPPPDGSNAEHGRAFDVLLDGRRIREDLGFQPKYPRLADAVAAGA, from the coding sequence ATGAAAATCCTCGTCACCGGAGCGACCGGAAAAGTCGGGAGCCGTCTCACGCGTCATCTGGCCCAGCGCGGCGACCATGTCCGCGCCCTCGTGCGCGATCCCGCGCGCGCTGCAACGCTGCGCGGCGAGCACGGCGACCGCATCGAGCTCGTCCAGGGCGACCTGCTCGACGCCGACTCGCTCACCGAGGCGGTGCGCGGCGTCGACGCCGTCGTCCACTGCGCCGCGTTCTTCCGTGGTGCGACGCCCGAGCAAGCGCACGCGGTCAACGACCAGGGTACGCAGTACCTCGCGAACGCCGCGCTCGCCGCCTCGGTCAAGCGCTTCATCTTCACGAGCACCGGCCTGGTCTACGGCGGCAACGGCGGCCGCCTCGCGAACGAAGACGCCCCCTGCGCGCCGACCTCTGCGTACCCGGAGAGCAAGCTCGCCGCGGAGCGCTTCCTCCTCTCGGTCGACGGCCTCGACGTGCGCGTGCTGCGGCTGCCGTTCGTGTACGGCGATGGCGACCCGCACATCGAGGAGATCGTCCCGATCATGCGGAGCTTCGCCCCGACGCAGCGGATGTCGATCGCACACCACGCCGACGTCGCCCAGGCCGTCGCGCGCTTGCTCGACGCCCCATCGCCCGCGCACCGCATCTACAACGTCGTCGACGATGAAGCCCCGGACCTCGCCACGCTGCTCGCGTCGGTCGGGGCGCCGCCGCCCGATGGATCCAATGCCGAGCACGGACGGGCGTTCGACGTGCTCCTCGACGGCCGCCGAATCCGCGAGGATCTCGGCTTCCAGCCGAAGTACCCACGCCTCGCCGATGCTGTCGCCGCTGGCGCATAG
- a CDS encoding helix-turn-helix domain-containing protein — protein sequence MYASGLHQHRFAPSAAVAPAVAALWVNECGFDTAGVSIPRAEPHLVVRFGPSARRGLDFHAIGARQRAHRKVIRSGQRTVMVRLHLGTHGAVFGVPSSVIADRIVPLEDLWGVAATRELGERLFEARQVPEVVAILEEVIARRLPASEAHEAPTQLALDAAARLGTARVNDVAKALGVSERTLRRVFREAVGMSPKEFSQLTRFHRALREARAGLHVDWAGIASATGYYDQAHLIAEFRKIVGVTPRAFLGELRGAASSTTGRERGARSET from the coding sequence GTGTACGCGAGCGGTCTGCACCAACACAGGTTCGCACCGAGCGCTGCGGTCGCGCCTGCGGTGGCCGCGCTGTGGGTGAACGAGTGCGGCTTCGACACGGCGGGCGTCTCCATCCCACGCGCCGAGCCTCACCTCGTCGTTCGCTTCGGGCCATCGGCGCGCCGAGGCCTCGACTTTCACGCCATCGGGGCGCGACAGCGTGCGCATCGAAAAGTCATTCGCAGTGGCCAGAGGACGGTGATGGTGCGTCTGCATCTGGGGACGCACGGGGCGGTCTTCGGCGTGCCCTCGTCGGTGATCGCCGACCGCATCGTCCCGCTCGAAGACCTGTGGGGCGTCGCCGCCACCAGGGAGCTGGGTGAGCGGCTTTTCGAGGCGCGCCAGGTCCCCGAGGTGGTGGCGATCCTGGAGGAGGTGATCGCCAGGCGCCTCCCTGCCTCGGAGGCGCATGAGGCCCCCACACAGCTCGCGCTCGACGCGGCGGCGAGGTTGGGCACCGCCCGCGTGAACGACGTCGCCAAGGCACTCGGCGTGAGCGAGCGAACCCTTCGGCGCGTCTTTCGCGAGGCCGTCGGCATGAGCCCGAAAGAGTTCTCGCAGCTCACGCGCTTCCATCGCGCCCTGCGGGAGGCTCGGGCGGGCCTCCACGTGGACTGGGCGGGTATCGCCAGCGCCACCGGCTATTACGACCAGGCGCACCTCATTGCCGAGTTCCGCAAGATCGTCGGCGTGACGCCTCGCGCGTTCCTCGGCGAGCTCCGGGGCGCCGCGTCGAGCACGACGGGGCGTGAACGAGGCGCGCGCTCAGAGACCTGA
- a CDS encoding MoaD/ThiS family protein, producing MVGAVRVLAFAGVRDVLGKEEVSLPLPAPCTASELLADVCARYPGLVPYQGCLRVAVNGTYADPGDPVRVGDEVALIPPVAGG from the coding sequence ATGGTTGGCGCTGTGCGCGTGCTCGCCTTTGCGGGCGTGAGAGACGTGCTGGGGAAGGAGGAAGTCTCGCTCCCACTCCCGGCCCCTTGCACCGCCTCCGAGCTCCTGGCGGACGTCTGCGCTCGCTACCCCGGCCTCGTCCCCTACCAGGGCTGCCTCCGCGTCGCCGTGAACGGTACCTACGCCGATCCCGGCGATCCCGTCCGGGTAGGCGACGAAGTCGCACTCATCCCACCCGTTGCTGGCGGGTAG
- a CDS encoding glucose 1-dehydrogenase, with translation MNPTYDFKGQVALVTGAAMGMGLATARAFAQSGASVVLADRDGTLATTEASKIVDEGGVAIGMACDVTDEAQVAAAVDRAVAEYGRLDMAFNNAGIQVPPSDAADEPTENFHRVVAVNQFGVWASMKHELRVMRAQGSGAIVNNSSLGGLVGLPQRAAYHGTKHAVLGMTKSAGVEYAPRGIRINAVCPGTIDTPMVQDMLRGQADAMKEIMKEQSIGRLGRADEVAAAVLWLCSPGASFVMGVGLPVDGGFTAH, from the coding sequence ATGAATCCGACCTATGATTTCAAGGGCCAGGTGGCCTTGGTGACGGGCGCGGCAATGGGCATGGGGCTGGCGACGGCGCGTGCCTTCGCGCAGAGCGGTGCGTCCGTGGTCCTGGCAGACCGCGACGGAACGCTTGCCACGACGGAGGCGTCGAAGATCGTCGACGAGGGCGGCGTCGCGATTGGCATGGCCTGCGACGTGACGGACGAGGCGCAGGTCGCCGCTGCGGTCGATCGCGCCGTCGCCGAGTACGGCCGGCTCGACATGGCGTTCAACAACGCCGGCATTCAGGTGCCGCCGAGCGACGCCGCGGACGAGCCCACCGAGAATTTTCATCGGGTGGTGGCGGTCAACCAGTTCGGCGTCTGGGCGAGCATGAAGCACGAGCTGCGCGTGATGCGTGCGCAAGGCTCGGGGGCGATCGTGAACAACTCGTCGCTCGGTGGACTGGTCGGGCTGCCGCAGCGTGCCGCGTACCATGGCACCAAGCACGCCGTGCTCGGCATGACCAAGAGCGCCGGCGTCGAGTACGCGCCGCGTGGCATCCGTATCAACGCGGTCTGCCCTGGCACCATCGACACACCGATGGTTCAGGACATGCTGAGAGGCCAGGCCGACGCGATGAAGGAGATCATGAAGGAACAGTCGATCGGGCGGCTCGGCCGGGCCGACGAAGTCGCCGCCGCCGTGCTGTGGCTGTGCAGCCCCGGTGCGAGCTTCGTGATGGGTGTCGGCCTGCCGGTCGACGGCGGCTTCACTGCGCACTGA
- a CDS encoding LysR family transcriptional regulator, giving the protein MSDRLRGVVSFVQAAEAGSFALAAQRMGQSRSAVGKAVIRLEEQLGVRLFHRTTRALRLTDDGQAFYERCSRALAELEAAEALLERGRKEPAGRLRVSVPVLFGRRCVAPILVEVAQEYPQIALEVSFTDRCVDLVEEGVELAIRGGPLADSAGLMSRRLGKQVMVVCGSPEYLADRGTPDVLDELALHEGLVYGREGRVVPWRLLDAEGHARELTLPSRIRFDDLEAIAAAAVAGAGLAWLPCWLVADALRAGTLVPVLEGERAFGYDIHAVWPLTQHLPSRVRVAIDALVARVPERLHREG; this is encoded by the coding sequence GTGAGTGATCGGCTGCGGGGGGTCGTCAGCTTCGTGCAAGCGGCGGAGGCGGGTAGCTTCGCGCTGGCGGCGCAACGGATGGGGCAGTCGCGGTCGGCGGTGGGGAAGGCCGTCATCCGGCTGGAGGAGCAGCTCGGGGTGCGCCTGTTTCACCGGACGACGCGCGCGTTGCGCCTCACCGACGATGGGCAGGCGTTCTACGAGCGCTGCTCGCGCGCGCTGGCAGAGCTGGAGGCGGCAGAGGCGCTGCTGGAGCGAGGGCGAAAAGAGCCTGCAGGGCGGCTGCGGGTGAGCGTGCCCGTCCTGTTCGGGCGGCGATGTGTGGCGCCCATCCTCGTGGAGGTGGCTCAGGAGTACCCGCAGATCGCGCTGGAGGTCTCTTTCACGGATCGCTGTGTGGATCTCGTCGAGGAGGGCGTCGAGCTCGCCATTCGCGGGGGGCCGCTGGCAGACAGCGCCGGGCTGATGTCACGCCGCCTCGGCAAGCAAGTGATGGTCGTCTGCGGTTCCCCGGAGTACCTGGCCGATCGCGGGACGCCCGATGTGCTCGACGAACTCGCGCTGCACGAAGGGCTCGTCTACGGGCGGGAGGGGCGCGTCGTCCCGTGGCGCCTCCTCGATGCAGAGGGACATGCGCGCGAACTCACGCTCCCGAGTCGCATCCGCTTCGACGATCTGGAAGCCATCGCCGCTGCCGCCGTGGCGGGCGCGGGCCTCGCCTGGCTCCCTTGCTGGCTGGTCGCGGATGCGCTGCGCGCTGGCACGCTCGTTCCCGTCCTCGAAGGAGAGCGCGCCTTCGGTTACGACATTCACGCGGTGTGGCCGCTGACCCAGCACCTGCCCAGCCGGGTTCGTGTCGCCATCGATGCGCTGGTGGCCCGGGTTCCAGAACGCCTGCACCGCGAGGGGTGA
- a CDS encoding aldo/keto reductase family oxidoreductase translates to MTDLSHADSYPLASHLVRRLGYGAMQLAGPGVFGPPKDRKAAVAVLREAVAQGVNHIDTSDAYGPHVTNEIVREALHPYRDGLLIATKVGAVRGPTGSWDPAASAADIEQQVHDNLRTLGRDVLDLVNLRSMIRIESPAEGSIEAPLTALAELQRRGLVRHIGLSNVTPTQIAEGRKLTEIACVQNHYNLAHRHDDAIIDQLAAHGIAYVPFFPLGGFTPLQSSALDAVAARLEATPMQVALAWLLHRSPNLLLIPGTSSLTHLAENLASASVRLGAEDLQTLNRLAQHP, encoded by the coding sequence ATGACCGACCTCTCCCACGCAGACAGCTATCCCCTCGCCTCCCACCTCGTTCGCCGTCTGGGCTACGGCGCCATGCAGCTCGCCGGCCCCGGCGTCTTCGGCCCCCCGAAGGATCGCAAGGCCGCCGTCGCCGTGCTGCGTGAGGCCGTCGCCCAGGGCGTCAACCACATCGACACCAGCGATGCCTATGGTCCGCACGTCACGAACGAGATCGTCCGCGAGGCGCTGCACCCGTACCGCGATGGCCTCCTCATCGCCACGAAGGTCGGCGCCGTGCGCGGGCCGACGGGGTCGTGGGACCCTGCGGCCTCCGCCGCCGACATCGAGCAGCAGGTGCATGACAACCTGCGCACTCTCGGCCGTGACGTCCTCGATCTCGTGAACCTTCGCTCGATGATTCGCATCGAGAGCCCAGCGGAAGGATCCATCGAGGCGCCGCTCACGGCCCTCGCAGAACTCCAGCGACGCGGATTGGTTCGTCACATCGGCCTGAGCAACGTCACGCCCACCCAGATCGCAGAGGGACGCAAGCTCACGGAGATTGCATGCGTCCAGAACCACTACAACCTGGCACATCGCCACGACGACGCGATCATCGACCAGCTCGCCGCCCACGGCATCGCCTACGTCCCCTTCTTCCCTCTCGGTGGGTTCACGCCACTGCAGTCCAGCGCGCTCGACGCCGTGGCAGCTCGCCTGGAGGCGACGCCGATGCAGGTGGCGCTCGCGTGGTTGCTCCATCGCTCGCCCAACCTGCTCCTCATTCCCGGCACGTCTTCGCTCACTCACCTCGCGGAGAACCTCGCCAGCGCGTCCGTCCGCCTCGGCGCCGAAGACCTGCAGACGCTGAATCGACTCGCGCAGCACCCCTGA
- a CDS encoding NAD(P)-dependent alcohol dehydrogenase, whose translation MTVRAFGAHAAIKPLEPIDIVRRAPGPHDVQIEIAFCGVCHSDLHTVRGEWSGTLYPCVPGHEIVGRVSAVGVEVTRFKEGDLVGIGCIVDSCGTCASCTDHLEQYCERGMTGTYNSPTPGAPGHTLGGYSQRIVVKDAYVVKIRHPREQLAAVAPLLCAGITTYSPLRHWKAGPGKKIGVVGIGGLGHMGIKLAHAMGAHTVAFTTSESKREDAKSLGADEVVVSRSASEMGAHANSFDMILNTVAASHDLDAYTRLLERDGALVLVGVPEHAHPSPAVFNLVGKRRSIAGSMIGGIAETQEMLDFCAEKGLVADIELIRIQQVEEAYARMLKSDVKYRFVIDNASLEDRS comes from the coding sequence ATGACCGTGAGAGCTTTCGGCGCGCATGCCGCCATCAAACCGCTGGAGCCCATCGACATCGTCCGTCGTGCGCCGGGCCCACACGATGTGCAGATCGAGATCGCCTTCTGCGGCGTCTGCCACTCCGACTTGCACACCGTCCGCGGCGAGTGGTCGGGCACGCTCTACCCTTGCGTGCCCGGGCACGAGATCGTCGGTCGCGTCTCGGCCGTCGGCGTCGAGGTCACCCGCTTCAAGGAGGGCGATCTCGTCGGTATCGGCTGCATCGTCGATAGCTGTGGCACTTGCGCATCCTGCACCGACCACCTCGAGCAGTACTGCGAGCGAGGCATGACGGGCACCTACAACTCGCCGACGCCCGGCGCGCCCGGTCACACGCTCGGTGGCTACTCGCAGCGCATCGTCGTCAAGGATGCCTACGTCGTGAAGATCCGTCACCCCCGGGAGCAGCTCGCGGCCGTTGCCCCGCTGCTCTGCGCTGGCATCACCACCTACTCGCCGCTGCGCCACTGGAAGGCCGGCCCCGGCAAGAAGATCGGAGTCGTCGGCATCGGCGGGCTCGGCCACATGGGCATCAAGCTCGCGCACGCGATGGGGGCCCACACCGTCGCGTTCACCACGTCGGAGTCGAAGCGAGAGGACGCGAAGAGCCTCGGCGCCGACGAGGTCGTGGTGTCGCGCAGCGCAAGCGAGATGGGTGCCCACGCGAACAGCTTCGACATGATCTTGAACACCGTCGCGGCGAGCCACGACCTCGACGCGTACACGCGGCTGCTCGAGCGTGATGGTGCCCTGGTGCTGGTCGGCGTGCCGGAGCACGCGCATCCGTCGCCCGCGGTCTTCAATCTCGTCGGAAAGCGCAGGAGCATCGCTGGCTCGATGATCGGCGGCATCGCCGAGACACAGGAGATGCTCGACTTCTGCGCGGAGAAGGGGCTCGTCGCCGACATCGAGCTGATTCGCATTCAGCAAGTCGAAGAGGCGTACGCGCGGATGCTGAAGAGCGACGTGAAGTACCGGTTCGTCATCGACAATGCGAGCCTGGAGGACCGCTCATGA
- a CDS encoding N-acyl homoserine lactonase family protein translates to MRSRGRVSLAALLVMAMPACGGGEPPPVTPQDGVQAPPSVRVHALDCGRADIQDMSFFGDDGGPRELVAACYLVHHPRGALLWDTGIDDAVARTPGGVVDSGSSIRFRVEMPLRERLSRLQLAPEDVDYVAFSHLHVDHAGNANLFPGATWLLNRRELPWATSSPAPQGIEPALFSSYKAAQIRHLDGETDVFGDGSVTIVPSPGHTPGHQSLLLRLHRAGTFLISGDLTHTHGNWEHRRVPPFNTDQEETLRSMDRLRALAESTGARFVVQHEPDELSVFPPFPGYLD, encoded by the coding sequence ATGCGCTCTCGTGGACGAGTCTCTCTGGCGGCCTTGCTGGTCATGGCCATGCCTGCGTGCGGTGGCGGCGAACCTCCGCCTGTGACCCCTCAGGACGGTGTCCAGGCGCCCCCGTCGGTCCGCGTCCACGCGCTGGACTGCGGTCGCGCCGACATCCAGGACATGTCGTTCTTCGGGGATGACGGCGGCCCCCGCGAGCTGGTCGCCGCTTGCTACCTCGTCCACCACCCGCGTGGCGCGTTGCTCTGGGATACGGGCATCGATGATGCCGTCGCCCGGACTCCGGGCGGCGTCGTCGATTCCGGGTCGAGCATTCGTTTCCGCGTCGAGATGCCCTTGCGGGAGCGGCTGAGTCGGCTCCAGCTCGCGCCCGAGGACGTGGACTACGTCGCGTTCTCTCATCTTCACGTCGACCACGCGGGGAACGCCAACCTGTTTCCGGGCGCGACCTGGCTCTTGAACCGTCGCGAGCTTCCCTGGGCGACGTCGAGCCCCGCGCCGCAGGGCATCGAGCCGGCGCTCTTCTCCTCTTACAAGGCGGCGCAGATCCGGCATCTCGACGGGGAGACCGACGTCTTCGGTGACGGGAGCGTGACGATCGTTCCGTCCCCGGGTCACACGCCTGGGCACCAGAGCTTGCTGCTCCGGCTCCACCGGGCCGGGACCTTCCTCATCTCGGGGGACCTGACGCACACCCATGGCAACTGGGAGCACCGACGCGTCCCTCCCTTCAACACCGATCAGGAAGAGACGCTCCGTTCGATGGATCGCCTCCGCGCCCTGGCCGAGTCCACCGGGGCGCGCTTCGTGGTCCAGCACGAGCCTGACGAGCTCTCCGTGTTCCCTCCGTTCCCTGGCTACCTCGATTGA
- the moaC gene encoding cyclic pyranopterin monophosphate synthase MoaC produces MSRQDAGKPLDQPERNAEERPEPAPRGAAALSSHLSERGEVHMVSVEGKPTTLRRAVAGATIQMRPETARRLAAGDTPKGEVLATARLAGIMAAKRTPELIPLCHGVALTHVAVELSIDEAAAAVHITATAEAMDRTGVEMEAMVAVSAAGLTLYDMLKGIDRAMVLGSVRLLEKSGGRSGHFRREEAEPRPPVTSEVDASTTAVGSDAVAGPAGASRGRIRTEPLRLDEVVAEVAHAGAGGVATFLGVVRDHNDGRAVTLLEYEAYATMAEGELERLLAEIAAEIPGVRIAAAHRVGALQVGDAAVVCAASAPHRGEAFRACRLLIDRLKERLPIWKREHGPDGPYWVGWEDARCSPEGHDHAGHAHHPPHAHGSRGGSAGDKS; encoded by the coding sequence ATGTCGCGCCAGGATGCCGGAAAGCCCCTCGACCAGCCGGAGCGAAACGCCGAGGAGCGGCCGGAGCCGGCTCCCCGCGGGGCTGCGGCCCTGTCCAGCCACCTGAGCGAGCGGGGTGAAGTCCACATGGTGTCGGTCGAGGGCAAACCCACGACCCTGCGTCGGGCCGTGGCCGGGGCCACGATCCAGATGCGGCCGGAGACGGCACGGCGTCTCGCCGCGGGAGACACGCCGAAAGGGGAGGTGCTCGCCACCGCGCGCCTCGCCGGCATCATGGCGGCGAAGCGGACGCCGGAGCTGATTCCCCTCTGCCACGGGGTGGCCTTGACCCATGTCGCGGTGGAGCTGTCGATCGACGAGGCGGCGGCGGCCGTACACATCACCGCGACGGCCGAGGCGATGGATCGGACCGGCGTGGAGATGGAGGCCATGGTCGCGGTGAGCGCGGCAGGGCTGACCCTCTACGACATGTTGAAGGGCATCGACCGGGCAATGGTGCTGGGGAGTGTGCGCCTGCTCGAGAAGAGCGGGGGGCGCTCCGGTCACTTCCGTCGAGAGGAGGCCGAGCCTCGGCCGCCAGTGACGTCGGAGGTCGACGCCTCGACCACGGCCGTCGGGAGCGATGCCGTTGCTGGACCTGCTGGCGCTTCACGAGGGCGCATCCGGACCGAGCCCCTGCGGCTTGACGAGGTGGTCGCCGAGGTCGCTCACGCTGGTGCGGGCGGGGTGGCGACTTTCCTCGGCGTGGTGCGCGATCACAACGACGGCCGCGCGGTGACGCTCCTCGAATACGAGGCGTACGCCACGATGGCCGAGGGGGAGCTCGAGCGCCTCCTCGCGGAGATCGCTGCCGAGATCCCGGGGGTGCGTATCGCTGCCGCGCACCGGGTGGGGGCATTGCAGGTCGGGGACGCTGCCGTCGTGTGTGCAGCGAGTGCGCCCCATCGTGGTGAGGCGTTCCGCGCGTGCCGGTTGCTCATCGACCGCCTCAAGGAGCGTTTGCCCATCTGGAAGCGCGAGCACGGCCCCGATGGACCGTACTGGGTGGGCTGGGAGGATGCGCGCTGCTCCCCGGAAGGTCACGACCACGCCGGGCACGCGCATCACCCTCCCCACGCGCACGGCAGCCGAGGCGGAAGCGCTGGCGACAAGAGCTGA
- a CDS encoding GTP 3',8-cyclase MoaA, with protein sequence MRTDLLREPPPTPSRPAAPRRSLPVLGQNAARAPLVPRPATPALPPRSVRLSVTDRCDFACTYCRPSRNDGYVEGRLLTSTWRTLLEALRAGGIRRVRLTGGEPLIHPDIVAMVGFIASLGFEDVALTTNASQLTRLARPLRDAGLHRLNISIDTLDPARFSEMTRGGRLAQVLEGIDAALAVGFAPIKLNTVVLRGQNDHELESLLLWAWERRMIPRFLEVMPIAEGARMVKQHLITAAEMRDRLAEHLLPEEAAVEPGLGPAKYIRSRRDPTLRVGFISGTSDTYCDTCDRLRVSSTGVLRPCLATDDGVDASKEAHAGDLNGILARLDEAWRLKPDGTVWKGCTEETAASVSMRAIGG encoded by the coding sequence ATGCGCACCGACCTCCTCCGGGAGCCGCCGCCGACCCCCTCGCGACCCGCTGCGCCCCGGCGCTCCTTGCCTGTCCTGGGACAAAACGCCGCACGTGCCCCCCTCGTTCCACGTCCAGCCACGCCGGCCCTCCCACCGCGCAGTGTGCGCCTGTCGGTCACCGACCGCTGTGATTTCGCTTGCACGTACTGCCGTCCCTCCCGCAATGACGGCTACGTCGAAGGTCGACTCCTCACCAGCACCTGGCGCACCCTCCTGGAAGCGCTGCGTGCGGGTGGCATCCGTCGCGTGCGCCTCACGGGCGGCGAACCGCTGATCCACCCGGACATCGTCGCGATGGTCGGCTTCATCGCTTCGCTCGGCTTCGAGGACGTCGCGCTGACCACCAACGCCTCCCAGCTCACCCGCCTCGCCCGACCCCTCCGCGACGCTGGCTTGCACCGCCTCAACATCTCCATCGACACGCTGGACCCGGCGCGCTTCTCCGAGATGACCCGCGGTGGTCGCCTCGCTCAGGTCCTGGAGGGGATCGACGCCGCCCTCGCCGTGGGCTTCGCTCCCATCAAGCTCAACACCGTCGTCCTCCGAGGCCAGAACGACCACGAGCTCGAGTCCCTCCTTCTGTGGGCGTGGGAGCGCCGCATGATCCCCCGCTTCCTGGAAGTGATGCCGATCGCCGAGGGTGCCCGGATGGTGAAGCAGCACCTGATCACCGCCGCCGAGATGCGCGACCGCCTGGCCGAGCACCTCTTGCCCGAAGAAGCCGCCGTCGAGCCAGGCCTCGGCCCGGCGAAGTACATCCGCTCCCGCCGCGACCCCACCCTGCGCGTCGGCTTCATCAGCGGCACCAGCGACACCTACTGCGACACCTGCGACCGCCTGCGGGTGTCCTCCACCGGCGTGCTCCGCCCTTGCCTCGCCACCGACGACGGCGTCGACGCCTCGAAGGAAGCGCACGCTGGTGATCTGAACGGCATCCTCGCCCGGCTCGACGAGGCCTGGCGCCTCAAGCCGGACGGGACGGTGTGGAAGGGCTGCACCGAGGAGACCGCAGCCAGCGTCTCCATGCGCGCCATCGGCGGCTGA